The DNA segment GGCTGGAGCTGTAAGTGGCTATGAACTGcccagtgtgagtgctgggaacaaatCCGGTCACTTGCAAAGTGAGCAAGTGCTCTCAACAACCGAGCCTGCTCTCCAGCCATTACCGTTTTACAATGTCTATCATCACATATGATACATGGGAGGTGGGCGCTCACACGTGGAAGTCAGGGGATAACTCTGAGGAGCCGGTTTCCTGCTCTTTCCCTttcgtgggttctagggattgaacttgggccTCCAGGCCgtgcagcaagctcctttacccactgagccatctcactggccctattTTTGatttaagacaaggtctcctcTGTAGctaaagctggctttgaactcctgaccctcctcctgccttagtctcccaagTATGGGGATCACAGCATCACCTCATCACCTATCAACAAATACTTTAGACAATGTCTATGATGTCAAATTTTAGAGTGTGGTTTGTTAGGCCTCTGTCCTCATTCTCTCTGGTGGACCGGATACAGACAGCCTTTAACTGGCAATGAAGTAGGTGTGGCGAGGCCCTACTTGTTTGCAGGCCCTCTTGGAGCCCAGGCTGACTCCAAACTGGCTACACAGAGCCAATGATACTTTGAACCGATCCCCGCCTTCATCTCTGGTGCTAGACCCAGAGGCATTCCAGCTTGTCCAGTTCATGTCATGCTGGGCTGGGCCTTGTACTCAACTAGGCGGGTGCTCTGCCAGCCCCGCCCGGGCCCTCACTGAAGGACTTCTACTGCTAGCAATGGCCAAACTTCCAAAGCATGGTAGGGGTGAGGGTTGGGGGTGGTGTTTAAGACCATGAAAGACACAATTCCCACCCCAGTCAGAGCATACCCTGAAAACAAACACCACCTCCCAAAGAAGAATAAAACCCCACAAACAAACCCCCAGACCAAAGCAAGGCTGGGGTCAAAGGACTGGAGGTCTGGCCACCAATGAGGCCAAGGCTGGAGTTCTCTCCCTCATAGCTATTTTGGCAAAAGCAACCCTAGCCACCCAAATGACAATATGCACACAGGCAAGGGGATCCACACACCAGTAAAGACAAGTCAATGACCCATCTTTCCGAAAAGATGAACGGAACTTCTGAGCCTGCAGGGCATGAAGGGCCAGGGGTGGGTAGGGGTTGTGCCGCAAGCTAACTTACAAACTGCCCTTCATCGATGCCAATGACAGCCACACCCAAGGCCTCCTGGGCCACATCCTTGAGCATGCAGGCCGGCAGTGCATCCATGGTGTTCCTGGGAAGATAAGGCCAGAGGATGAGCAAGGCCACAGGCGCCCGGATGAGAGTGCTACTGTGGCGTTCCCACAGAGCAGCCTGAGGTGTTCCCGTAGCTTCTATGGGGGGAGGAACGGGGAATACAGGCCTTGTTCAGAAAACCAGTTATTACAGCTTACCTCCCTCAACTGAATATGGGTAGTGTCTGCTACTAAGGTCAACAAAGACCCcaaagttctttaaaaaaaaaaaaaggcttatttattaattatgtataagtatactgtagctgtcttcagacacaccagaagagggcatcagatcccattacagatggttgtgagccaccatgtggtcactgggatttgaactcaggacctctggaagagcagtcagtgctcttaaccactgagccatctcttcaacccgaCTCCAGTTCTTATTCAACAGGACACGCGGTACCTGGCCTAGGTACTGGGGCCATCAGGAAAGGCCCAAGGCCTctgagaacaggagagagagcaGGCCACTAAGCAAGCCAAGCCACGAGGTTGACAGTGAACATGGGAATACACCCGCGCTGTAACTGAAACACTCAGGAGCTCCAAGCAAGtaagttccaagtcagcctgggctatggaatGCTTCAAAAACCAATGTGCACACCAAAATCTAAACCCCGAACAAGTTACCCTCCCccacaagaaacaaaacagtcCAAAAACTTACCTTCCAGACAATCAGCTATATACACTACATAAGCTCTCAACTACGGAGCCACCCAAGTGTTTTATGAGGGACAGTCCTCAGGGGACACGATACTCTGAGCAGcaaaatccatatatatatatatatatatatatatatatatatatatatatatatatatatgtgtgtgtgtgtgtgtgtgtgtgtgtgtgtgtgtgtgtgtttttcttaattcaaaataaataaactgagATGATATTAACATATGTCACTGCcatcataaaatataatttgtagCCTAGAGGCAGAGCACCCGGTGGCTTCTGCCTGAGGTTCTATCCCTCAGTaccaaaagacaaagcaaaacaactcatttgagtcaaggtctctctgtagaccaggctggccccataCTCTGCCTCTGCCCAACAAGTGCTAGCTAGAATTAAAAGTGTAAGCCACACCAgggaaaatttaaataatttagtcACAGGATTAGCGGTTTCCCTGCGTGTACATCTGTGTACCGTGTGTACCGTGTGTACGTCTGgcgcccttggaggtcagaagagggtgttagaacttctggagctggagttgcttACAGTCGTGAGCCATCAAGTGTGTGCttggaatggaacctgggtcctccttGGTAAGACCAAGTACTCTTattagccacctctccagcccagagaagCAAGAGTGCAGTGCCCAGGGAAGGGAGACTGTCACAGGCCTGTGGATTTGCCCCGAGCAGCCCAGGATAAGGAGCGTCCTGGAAACCAGACAGCAGAGTGATGCTCTGGAACCCGGTTCTAATTCATCGCTCTCCACAGACTGGAGGACTCTGCACGCCATGTGGCCAGCTGCGGGCAGAGTCAGGCTGTGAAGCCTCTGCTTACAGTCTTACTGTGGACCGCTTCCCAGGAAGGAAGAACCCACCCAGGCCTCTGAAGGCCAGGTTGGACATGCTCCAGAACACCATTAAAGGATGCCAGGAACCTCTCTGCTCTCTAAGGAGTGGAATGCTGGGCTGCACCCAGCGCCTTCTCCCTGTGGTTTCTGCCTCGTTTTTAGAAACAAACTCAGAGAAAGCTCTTTCCCAAAACACAGGCAACAGCATGCAGTGGTGTCCTTACAAACAATAGAACCTCCCAGGCCTACTTATTACCCCacaatctttttttttggagctgaggaccgaacccagggccttgcgcttgctaggcaagcactctaccactgagctaaattcccaacccatTACCCCACAATCTTAAGATCTGGGAAGTTGGGCGTAACCAAACATGTCTGTAATCCGTTTATCTATATAGAGCCGATGGGGGTGCGGGCTGGGTGTGGGATtgcttgcctgtaatcccaggaggaagaggaggggaggtcACAAGTTACAACCCAGCTAGGCTACAAGAGACCTGTCTCAAGGTTGGAGAGATAGGATCGGGTGCTATCCTTGCAGAGGAACCAACCATGGGGCAGCTTACAATGATCTCCAATTCCTGTTgtggggaatctgatgccctttcctggtctccaagggcaccaggcaagCAAGTAGTTTGCAGATCTACAagcaagcaaaatacccatatgtaagaaaaaataataataaaaaaccaaacaaatcaaaaacagGATTGAGATGTCTGAATGTGTAAAGGCCTTGCTGTGAGAGCACactgagccaggtgtggtggccacGACTTTGATCCCAGGCGTTCGGCAAGGCGGAGGCAGGcggttctgtgagttcaaggtcaaccaggtctacagagagagagagagagagagagagagagagagagagtgttccagggcagccatgggtctagagagatcttgtctcaaaaaaaacaaaactgaaaagtaTGACCAATGAGTTTGGAACCCAGAACGTATAacctgaggctgtcctctgaaCTGGTGTGTacagacacatgtgtgcacaacACAATACTCATgaatctgaagttctctcttccctcccctagTAGAGCAGACAAGGGAGGACAGGCAACAGGCCGGCTGTGGCCGACACTCGGCTGCCTCCGTCCTGCTTTCGGCCCTCCTGGATGCTCATCCCATCCTGTGTGCTGGACACCATGgttacagagacagagaagtaaAGATCTCAGCACCTCGCCTGGCAGGAACCACAGCTAGAGTTCCCGACCCAACTCCAAGTCCTGGTTATTCTCCGCTCTGCTTCTTGTTCTGCTTCAGAGACCTGTTCCTACAGCTCCAGGCTGTTCACCCTCGGTCCAGGTTCCAGCCACCCTGAGGGGCTACCCCAACCTCACGGTCAGACTTCGACTCTGGGTTGAGTCCAGGATACTCAGAAAAGAGTGCCTCAGAGCACGAATCCCCAAATTTTCCCTTCAGCAGCAGAGACAAGTGTTCAGTGCTAGGGCTGGTAGACACACAAGTGGGAATGATGACAGCTACCTGATGACAGAAAGCCAACTCAAGAGGGGGAAAGAACCTCTGGAGTCAAGGTAGCTGCAGCCTCTACCCAAGTGGAACCCAGGTTCTCCCATGCTTTGAGCCCTCATCCCTATCCATTAGAGGTGAAACGCAGCCCATCCCTTCACTACCCCAGCCCTGATGCATGCGAAGGTATGCCCTGTGCCTTAGGGGTTCCCGCAGGACAGGATCAAGGGGGCAGGACTGACCGGTCATGTGTGGAGAAGCTGTTGCTATAGCGCGTGTCTTTGGCATACTTGATGACCAGGCACTTGTACTGGGCGATCTGGAAGCGCCTTACTCTCCTCATCAGCTCCGTGCTGCAAGAGTAACCAGGCAAGATGAGGCCCGAGCCAAACGCGGGCTGCCACCGCCACCTAGTGTCCAGCCGGAACCGCACGCGTTCACCACATGCTGTTCTGAACAAATTTCCATTTATAATGAATGAACTTCTTTGACAGAATCGCCAGAGCTTGCTTCTGGGCCCCAGGTCTCGAGCTTCGGCCTCACCCTCAGGTGAGGGACAAAAGTGAGGTGACACCAGGCTGTTCAAGAAGAGTGGGGTGCCTGGTGTGGTGATGCacccctataatcccagcacaagaGATGAAGAGGCAAGCGGATCTGAGTTCGAGACTAGCTTGGGCCACATAAAAAGATTctgagttaaaaaaattaaaacaaagtaaaaaataaagcaaagtaaccccgagtagtgtgtgtgtgtgtggggtgttacTCGGGGTGGGACTTCCAGAGGTCAGACCCTCACCTCAGAGAGTTAATTGGGCTCCAAGGCTTTAGGAGAGCTCGCACGGGGAATGCATAAGGAAACTGTCTTGGAAAAGGTGCCCAACTCCCAAGGGACACACTTGGGAGTCCGGTGGGCTCCTGGGGATGTGGACTGGGTGTTTTCAATTGTACCCCGATGTGGTCCGCTTCAGCAAAATAGGGTTCCCTGAGAGAAGAGGCTTGGgcgggagggaggcaggaagccaGCAAAGAGGATTTTGGGCGGGAAAGTAAGCCCAGAGGTGGAGCGGCCTTTTCCGCCTAGTCAGAGGCCTCTGGAAAGatgggggaggtgggaaaggagaGCTAGGGTCTGCGGAGAGAGGGAGACCCACCGCCCCGAAGGCCCATTCATTCATTACCTTTTCCCTGAGAACATGGGCCCGAGAATCACCTAGAAGAGAAGTCATCTTACGGGGTTTCCCCTTGCACACCCCTCACCACCCACCACCCGATCCCACCCAGACCCCGCACCTGGATCTGCCCCCGGGTCTTGCTGGGGGAGATGGGCAGCACGGTGGGCAGGTTGATGTAGCTCATGGCGATGGGGTAAATCCTAGCACCCGGGTCCTTGAGTGGAGTACGTTAGTCACACACAACGCCTCCCACAGTGCCCCTTGCGCGCCTAAGCACGGAGCAATCGCCCGGCAGGGCGGAGCCTGGTGAGACCCGCCTCCCCTCTCAGTCCAGTGAAAACCCTGGACTCGACTAAGCCCTCGGGATCTGGCCAtggctcttccttcctctccttctcccggCCAGGCTCCGTGGAGGACCTTGTCTTCAGAGGTAGGTGTGGTGCAACCGCTCCGAGCCGAGACTGGAATTTTAGGAATTTTAGGATGCCCACAAACCAGATTTCCTAACCTCGAGTGccagatttcttcatttttcctcgTTACAGGGTAATTTTAGCCTGTTAGTCTGGTTTTAAAGACAGCGAAAACTGAAGTCCTGCAGAACTAAGGGGTTGAGGGTTCGGACCTTATTCTGAGGTTGTGCAGTGTGGGGGTCTATGTTTCTGTAACCACAGTCCGAAAGATGCCAAGGCAGGGGTCCCTGCTGTGAGTGGCTAAGCAAAGCAGGCACCTtctgggacagacagacagtcttGAGAATTTCCCTGCTAAAAATCCTCTGGCTCACACTAAGCATGCCCAGAAACCTTTGCACTCAGGAGTTTGTGGTTGGTTACTCTGCCTGACCGTGGTTGCTGCAAGAGTTATCTACGGTGGTGTACACAAAGCACGACAACCCATTTTGGCGATTTCTGAAGTTAATTACCATTCCGTAATGATTTCTTGACTGGTTGGCTTGTATTAAACGGGGTTCTTCGTTTTGGTCGCAGACAGACATCATTTAGAAACTGTTCAAAGTTAGGAACATTGTGTTGTCGGTGGTGGCCTACGCCTTCAATTCCAGACAGACGAAGACAGGCgacttgagttcaaggccagcccggtctatagagccagctccaggacaaccagggctacacagagaaatcctattgaaaaatcaaaaaagaaaaaaaaatagattttttttaaatcagtcgTAAATCCtagtattaaaaaaatgaaggcaAAGAAAGGGCTGGATCGATGGCTCTGCTGTTGAACATTCAATGCTCTTCTTCCGGAGGACCGGAGTTAGATTCCACccatcagacagctcacaacttccAGCCCCAGAAGGGACTACTCCCCGATTCTCCGGGGTTGTAGAGGGGGCTGCACCCCCGAGTGGAAGGGCATTTACTCTTATATTGAGCACACGGGTGAGCCTCTGCTGGGGCGGGAGGTGGAGGTGTGGCTGGAGGCAGAAAAGGCTTGAGGGAGGACAAATTCTAGTGAGACGCCCAGATGATGTAtgcatttcagaaaaaaaagatttctggGCAGATGTGTATAATCTCAGCACATCCTGGAGGCTAGTCCTCAGACAGCTACATAGTCACAAGAGGCTCCATCTCCAGAAACaaaaggacaacaacaacaaaaaaatgaggACGGTCCAGTGCCAAGCCCGGGCCCTGGCATCCAGCAAGGTACCTTACCGGTACCGACCTGAACAAGACGGTGTATAGCACCTAAGGCGCACACTGAACAGGAAGAGGCAACTGTGCTTGAGCAACGCACACCTCCCTTCTAGCCCTCTAGGCGATTAGCACGCCCATCATACCAAAGAGCAGGAGTCCTAAGCTGGAGACAACCAGTAAGAGGTGGAGGTTGACGGTGCTCAGCCCCCGGCCTTTGTGTGAAGACTGTCTTCAAGATTCCgattgttggggctggggatttagctcagtggtagagcgcttacctaggaagcgcaaggccctgggttcggtccccagctccggggggggggggggaaagattCCGATTGTTGTTCAGGAATCTGTCTCCTGCTTGCTTTTCTCTGTTACCTGTGGGCATCTCACACTCTCCCCGCGTGATGCTGGAGATCGAATCCAGCACCTCACACGTGCTAGGCAAACCCTCCGCCGTTGAGTTATGTCCCCACGTTTTACTTCGTTTATTTATAAACGGGGTCTCACTCTCTAGGCCTGGATATCCAGAAACTTgctctgctcctgcctcagcctccgcctccacagagtgctgggattacagcggCTGCTTAGCCACACCTCAGCTGCATGGCCTCCTGCATCAGCCGTCTGGCTGAGCGGACGTTTGTAAACTGACCTTTGACTTCTTCTTCCTTACCTCTGACCCTGTGACCCTGTACGTGCCTGGGGTCAGACTACTGTCCTCCCAGGAAAACAGCCCGTACCACTTGATCGGTTATGGCCACACAGCTGCCTCACCTCCTGTGGTCTCAGTTCCTATAGGAATGTGGCCCCCCAGTGCCATTTACAAACCTCATGTCTCATGAAGGCTGTTAGCTGGTTAAAGGCACGGTTGCCACTAGGGAACCCCTTTGTCACCCTTTTGGAGGCATCTTAGATGTTCTGCTGAGATACCCAACGGGCAGCTAGtggagggagtggggagtggaGGCTGATGGGGCTTGAGAAAGCTGCTTGCGTTACAGGGTCTTCTCAGGGCAGAGAAGTAGAGAAGATCAGCCGTCACGGGCAGGTGGGGTCGATGCACCCCCTGAGAGGGAGAGTCTCACAGGGTTCTGTCTGTCCACAGGAACTGGAGAAGCAGTACTCACCCAGAAGATGGGTCATCCGCATGAAAACAGAGGAAGTTGTCGGGAATTTCATGCAGATAGGAAGCCAGGGTACTGTGGGACTGTCCCAAAGGGACCTCGATGTATGGCCGCttctctggggttggggagggggctgCACCCCTGATTGGAAGGGCATTACTCTTATATTGGGCACATGGGTGAGCCTCTGCTGGGGCGGGAGGTGGAGGTGTGGCTGGAGGCAGAAAAGGCTTGAAGGAGGCCAAGTTCTAATGAGACTTCCTGGTTGGCTAAGGGCCTCTAAGCTCTAAAGCTATGGTTCTCAACGCATAGATTGAGGCCCCCTTTGCGGATtgaacgaccctttcacaggggttgcctaagaccatcagaaatatcagatatttatattatgattcataacagtagtaaaattacagttctgaaatagc comes from the Rattus norvegicus strain BN/NHsdMcwi chromosome 10, GRCr8, whole genome shotgun sequence genome and includes:
- the Tk1 gene encoding thymidine kinase, cytosolic isoform X2; translated protein: MSYINLPTVLPISPSKTRGQIQVILGPMFSGKSTELMRRVRRFQIAQYKCLVIKYAKDTRYSNSFSTHDRSANYLLAWCPWRPGKGIRFPTTGIGDHCKLPHGWFLCKDSTRSYLSNLETGLL